The sequence GGGGCGAAAAGCTCTGGGAGTACAGCACGCTCGGCTCGCGCAGCGACCCGCGCGGCGTGCTCCTGCCGGATGGAGCGATGAACAAGGCGGCGTTCAAGCTTACCGACCAGCCGGTGTACGACCAGATGTGCCAGCAACTGGAGAGCATGCTCTGCGCAGGCGCGGTGATCACCTCGCCCCTGGTGACAAAGGAGGCGGTCTATTTCGCCGCCACGGACAGTTGCCTCTACGCGGTGGAGTGAATCTGCGTGATAAACGAAAGGAGCGACGGATGAGATTGAAAGCGATACTGCCACTCGCGCTCGCCGCACTGGCCGCCTCCGCGGCGACTGGCTCCGCGGCGGAGGACCTGGTGAACATCCCGGCCACGGAAAGAAGCTATCCCGATCCGGCCACACTGGTCAACGTAACCGTCCGGATCAGCCCGTTCCTGATGGGCCGCGCCGAGGTGACCCAGGCGCAGTTCCAGGCCGTGATGGGTTACAACCCCGCGCTGCACCGGGGCGGCGAACTGCCCGTGGATAACGTGAGCTGGTGGGAGGCGCTGCGCTACTGCAACGCGCTGAGCCTCAAAGAGAGCCTCCGCCCCTGCTATGACCTTTCCTCCGGGGCCTGCGATTTTGCGGCGGACGGGTACCGTCTGCCCACGGATGCCGAATGGAGCGCCGCCGACAGCCAGGCCGCGCCCGCCGACTCGGCGGCCCTGTTGCGGGCGGCCAACCTTGGAGGTCCGGACAACGAGAGTGTCCCCCGCCTTCTGGCCGACCTGAAATCCCACTCCACCCGCCCGGTGGGCAGCTACCCGCCCAATTTCTACGGCCTGTACGACATGCGGGGCAACCTCTGGGAGTGGGTGAACGAC is a genomic window of bacterium containing:
- a CDS encoding formylglycine-generating enzyme family protein; the protein is MRLKAILPLALAALAASAATGSAAEDLVNIPATERSYPDPATLVNVTVRISPFLMGRAEVTQAQFQAVMGYNPALHRGGELPVDNVSWWEALRYCNALSLKESLRPCYDLSSGACDFAADGYRLPTDAEWSAADSQAAPADSAALLRAANLGGPDNESVPRLLADLKSHSTRPVGSYPPNFYGLYDMRGNLWEWVNDNHDPLAEEALPTDNPTGRAWSPERTVRGGSFLSLVSSWGRGYRSCLDPERKSRFVGFRVCR